From Sporichthya brevicatena, the proteins below share one genomic window:
- a CDS encoding cell division protein SepF: protein MAGAMRKMGVYLGLVEDDERDDYYDDHVEEERRYERPQPATRQPMEPVARTDVRVPQRRIPAPAAAPTPAPSPVVADPYRIITLHPRTYNEARQIGEEFRQGVPVIMNLTEMDDTDAKRLVDFAAGLVFGCHGAIERVTQKVFLLSPANVDVSAEDKARIASGGFFNQS from the coding sequence ATGGCCGGCGCGATGCGCAAGATGGGCGTCTATCTCGGGCTGGTCGAGGACGACGAGCGCGACGACTACTACGACGACCACGTCGAGGAGGAGCGCCGCTACGAGCGCCCGCAGCCGGCAACGCGACAGCCGATGGAGCCGGTCGCGCGCACGGATGTGCGGGTTCCGCAGCGCCGGATCCCGGCCCCTGCCGCCGCGCCGACTCCGGCACCGTCGCCGGTCGTCGCGGACCCGTACCGCATCATCACGCTGCACCCCCGGACCTACAACGAGGCCCGCCAGATCGGCGAGGAGTTTCGTCAAGGCGTTCCGGTCATCATGAATCTCACGGAGATGGACGACACGGACGCGAAGCGGCTCGTGGACTTCGCCGCGGGACTCGTGTTCGGATGCCACGGAGCCATCGAACGGGTGACGCAGAAAGTGTTTCTGCTCTCGCCCGCGAACGTCGATGTGAGTGCCGAGGACA
- a CDS encoding YggS family pyridoxal phosphate-dependent enzyme: MGRREELAANLAAVRERIAAACGAAGRDPADVTLIAVTKTWPASDVEHLAALGVRDLGENRDGEAAEKAAALSAAGVTDLRWHFVGQVQTNKARSVARYADVVHSVDRLRLVRALSTAATEAGRELDALIQVDLSPAAEGPQAGPKEGAPGGRGGAAPAEVVALADAVAAAPGLRLRGVMAVAPLGAPPGPAFDRLAAVAADLRGAHPEARWISAGMSGDLEVAVGAGATHVRVGSGLLGNRPLRP, encoded by the coding sequence ATGGGGCGTCGGGAGGAGCTGGCCGCCAACCTCGCCGCGGTCCGGGAGCGGATCGCCGCGGCGTGCGGGGCCGCCGGCCGGGACCCGGCGGACGTGACGTTGATCGCGGTCACGAAGACCTGGCCGGCCTCCGACGTCGAACACCTCGCGGCGCTCGGCGTCCGCGACCTGGGGGAGAACCGCGACGGCGAGGCCGCCGAGAAGGCCGCGGCCCTGTCCGCCGCCGGGGTGACCGACCTGCGCTGGCACTTCGTCGGCCAGGTGCAGACGAACAAGGCGCGGTCGGTGGCTCGTTACGCCGATGTGGTGCATTCGGTCGACCGGCTGCGTCTGGTCCGGGCCCTGTCGACGGCGGCGACCGAGGCCGGGCGCGAACTCGACGCCCTGATCCAGGTGGACCTCTCGCCCGCCGCCGAGGGTCCGCAGGCGGGCCCGAAGGAGGGTGCGCCGGGCGGCCGCGGCGGCGCCGCCCCGGCCGAGGTGGTGGCCCTCGCCGACGCGGTGGCCGCCGCCCCCGGTCTGCGCCTGCGCGGGGTGATGGCGGTGGCGCCACTCGGGGCTCCGCCCGGACCGGCATTCGACCGTCTCGCCGCGGTCGCGGCGGACCTGCGCGGCGCCCATCCCGAGGCCCGCTGGATCTCCGCGGGGATGAGTGGCGATCTGGAAGTGGCGGTAGGTGCAGGCGCGACACATGTGCGTGTCGGGTCCGGGTTGCTCGGTAACCGGCCCTTGCGCCCCTAA
- the pgeF gene encoding peptidoglycan editing factor PgeF: MPSWPPGVRGVFTTRAGGQSIPPYAELNLATHVGDDARTVAANRALVAAAVGLPPERLVFMEQVHGNDVAVVAGPTPVPPVADALVTTTPALALVVLVADCVPVLMADPYAGVVAAAHAGRKGVELGVVARALAAMQDLGAQPGRVRVQLGPSINGCCYEVPESMQREVAAAAPGAVAGTGRTRAGTPSLDLRPGLAEQFAALGVHDVGLTGGCTNDDPDFFSYRRDGVTGRFAGLIWRESEDS, encoded by the coding sequence ATGCCGTCGTGGCCGCCCGGGGTGCGCGGTGTGTTCACCACCCGGGCCGGGGGCCAGTCGATCCCGCCCTACGCGGAGCTCAACCTCGCGACGCACGTCGGGGACGACGCCCGCACCGTCGCGGCCAACCGCGCTCTGGTCGCCGCGGCCGTCGGCCTGCCCCCGGAGCGCCTCGTCTTCATGGAGCAGGTGCACGGCAACGACGTCGCGGTCGTGGCGGGGCCGACGCCCGTTCCGCCGGTCGCCGACGCCCTGGTGACCACGACCCCCGCGCTCGCGTTGGTCGTGCTGGTGGCCGACTGCGTGCCGGTCCTGATGGCCGACCCGTACGCCGGGGTGGTCGCCGCGGCGCACGCCGGGCGCAAGGGGGTCGAGCTGGGAGTCGTCGCGCGGGCCCTCGCCGCCATGCAGGACCTCGGCGCCCAGCCCGGCCGGGTCCGCGTCCAGCTCGGGCCCTCGATCAACGGCTGCTGCTATGAGGTGCCGGAGTCGATGCAGCGGGAGGTGGCGGCCGCGGCGCCCGGCGCAGTCGCGGGGACCGGCCGGACGCGGGCGGGTACGCCGTCGCTCGACCTGCGGCCGGGGCTGGCCGAGCAGTTCGCGGCCCTCGGCGTCCACGACGTCGGCCTCACCGGCGGCTGCACCAACGACGACCCCGACTTCTTCTCCTACCGCCGCGACGGCGTGACCGGTCGCTTCGCCGGACTGATCTGGCGGGAGTCCGAGGACTCCTGA
- the ftsZ gene encoding cell division protein FtsZ: MAAPQNYLAVIKVVGIGGGGVNAINRMIEVGLKGVEFIAINTDAQALLMSDADVKLDVGRELTRGLGAGANPEVGRKAAEDHRDEIEEVLRGADMVFVTAGEGGGTGTGGAPVVANIARSLGALTIGVVTRPFNFEGRRRSTQAEDGISRLREEVDTLIVIPNDRLLSISDRQVSVLDAFKSADQVLLSGVQGITDLITTPGLINLDFADVKSVMSGAGSALMGIGSARGEDRAIAAAEAAISSPLLEASIDGARGVLLSISGGSDLGLFEINHAAQLVAEAAHPEANIIFGAVIDDALGDEARVTVIAAGFDGGEPQKYREPTKRPETAPAEGAAPAATSEESPAEAEPERIGTLGEVPRQGGAPVPAPVARPAGDSLDDLDVPDFMK, encoded by the coding sequence GTGGCAGCTCCGCAGAACTACCTCGCAGTGATCAAGGTGGTCGGCATCGGGGGCGGTGGCGTCAACGCCATCAACCGCATGATCGAGGTCGGCCTCAAGGGCGTCGAGTTCATCGCGATCAACACCGACGCTCAGGCCCTGTTGATGAGCGACGCCGACGTCAAGCTCGACGTCGGTCGCGAGCTCACCCGGGGCCTCGGCGCCGGCGCGAACCCCGAGGTCGGGCGCAAGGCCGCCGAGGACCACCGCGACGAGATCGAGGAGGTGCTCCGCGGCGCCGACATGGTCTTCGTGACCGCCGGCGAAGGTGGCGGCACCGGCACCGGTGGTGCCCCGGTCGTCGCGAACATCGCGCGTTCGCTCGGCGCTCTGACGATCGGTGTGGTCACCCGCCCGTTCAACTTCGAGGGCCGCCGCCGCAGCACGCAGGCCGAGGACGGCATCTCGCGGCTGCGCGAAGAGGTCGACACCCTCATCGTCATCCCGAACGACCGGCTGCTCTCGATCAGCGACCGCCAGGTCTCGGTGCTCGACGCGTTCAAGTCGGCCGACCAGGTCCTGCTCTCCGGTGTCCAGGGCATCACCGACCTGATCACGACGCCGGGTCTGATCAACCTCGACTTCGCCGACGTGAAGTCGGTCATGAGCGGCGCCGGGTCCGCCCTCATGGGCATCGGCTCGGCCCGCGGCGAGGACCGCGCGATCGCGGCCGCCGAGGCGGCGATCTCCTCGCCGCTGCTGGAGGCGTCGATCGACGGCGCCCGCGGCGTCCTGCTCTCGATCTCCGGTGGCAGCGACCTCGGCCTGTTCGAGATCAACCACGCCGCCCAGCTCGTCGCGGAGGCCGCGCACCCCGAGGCGAACATCATCTTCGGTGCGGTCATCGACGACGCCCTCGGCGACGAGGCCCGCGTCACCGTCATCGCGGCCGGCTTCGACGGCGGTGAGCCGCAGAAGTACCGCGAGCCCACCAAGCGTCCGGAGACCGCGCCCGCCGAGGGCGCCGCCCCTGCGGCGACGTCCGAGGAGAGCCCCGCCGAGGCCGAGCCGGAGCGCATCGGCACCCTCGGCGAGGTCCCGCGCCAGGGCGGTGCCCCGGTGCCGGCCCCGGTCGCGCGGCCCGCGGGCGACTCGCTCGACGACCTCGACGTCCCGGACTTCATGAAGTAG
- a CDS encoding cell division protein FtsQ/DivIB, giving the protein MTPAARPPSSRPPVSRPAGGRTIPRPSTPAAAAAEAARFAERARQRRRTRWIRTGIGVLVAAVVLAAGWVVLFSDVLAVRSVQIAGVKRLSVGQVERVAQVPEGEPLARLDTAAIAARVRTLPQVADVDVSRKFPSTVKISVTERTPVAVLDTPEGRRLVDAEGVAFAPAGDAAKRFLLVKSSNSALTPADLKAIQAVVAALPETIREKVESVQADTTADLTVSLDGGREIVWGAPDQTEFKVRVLDVLWREKSTRGAKRYDVSVPEAPTVKR; this is encoded by the coding sequence GTGACCCCCGCCGCCCGCCCGCCCTCGTCCCGCCCGCCGGTCTCGCGTCCCGCCGGCGGACGCACGATCCCGCGACCGTCCACCCCGGCGGCCGCGGCGGCCGAGGCTGCTCGCTTCGCCGAGCGGGCCCGGCAACGCCGCCGGACGCGCTGGATCCGCACGGGCATCGGCGTGCTGGTCGCGGCCGTGGTGCTCGCCGCCGGGTGGGTCGTGCTCTTCTCGGACGTGCTCGCGGTCCGGTCGGTCCAGATCGCCGGGGTCAAGCGCCTCAGCGTCGGACAGGTCGAACGTGTGGCGCAGGTGCCGGAGGGGGAGCCGCTGGCCCGGCTCGACACGGCGGCGATCGCGGCGCGCGTACGGACGCTCCCGCAGGTCGCGGACGTCGACGTCTCCCGCAAGTTCCCCAGCACGGTGAAGATCTCGGTGACCGAGCGCACGCCGGTGGCGGTGCTCGACACCCCCGAGGGCCGGCGGCTGGTCGACGCCGAGGGCGTGGCGTTCGCGCCGGCCGGGGACGCGGCGAAGCGGTTCCTGCTGGTGAAGAGCTCGAACTCGGCGCTGACGCCCGCGGACCTGAAGGCGATCCAGGCCGTCGTCGCCGCGCTCCCGGAGACCATCCGCGAGAAGGTCGAGTCCGTGCAGGCCGACACGACGGCGGACCTCACCGTCAGCCTCGACGGCGGCCGGGAGATCGTCTGGGGCGCTCCCGACCAGACCGAGTTCAAGGTCCGCGTGCTCGACGTCCTGTGGCGGGAGAAGTCCACCCGCGGCGCGAAGCGCTACGACGTCAGCGTCCCCGAGGCCCCCACCGTCAAGCGCTGA
- the murC gene encoding UDP-N-acetylmuramate--L-alanine ligase, whose protein sequence is MIDIPDRIPAAEELGKVHFVGIGGAGMSGIARILLARGVSVSGSDAKDSTALAALRALGATVYVGHGAEQIGAADTVVVSTAIRESNPELAAARAAGKLVLPRAAALASVMSGRRAVAVAGTHGKTTTTSMLTVALQHCGADPSFAIGGSLNESGANAHDGSGDVFVAEADESDGSFLLYRPDAAIVTNVEADHLDHYGTAEAVEDAFVKFSGRIAPDGFLVVCADDPGSRALGLAAAANGVDVRTYGLAEDADVRLEGLTVTSGGGYAFDSVAKGRRLGAIELQVPGAHNALNAAAALSVGIGLGYSAADLREGLSGFTGTRRRFELKGTRAGVRVYDDYAHHPTELEAVLKAAREVALGGRLVVAFQPHRYSRTAAFTKEFGTALGLADSVVVMDVYAAGEDPIPGVSGAAVAAAVPLPAGDVVFEASWTQVAARLAERAGVGDLVLTLGAGDVTMIGPEVLELLGPA, encoded by the coding sequence GTGATCGACATCCCGGACCGGATCCCGGCCGCCGAGGAGCTCGGCAAGGTCCACTTCGTCGGCATCGGCGGCGCCGGCATGTCCGGCATCGCCCGGATCCTGCTCGCCCGCGGCGTGTCCGTCTCCGGCAGCGACGCGAAGGACTCGACGGCGCTCGCGGCGCTGCGGGCCCTCGGCGCCACCGTGTACGTCGGTCACGGGGCCGAGCAGATCGGGGCGGCCGACACCGTCGTCGTCTCGACCGCGATCCGGGAGTCCAACCCCGAACTCGCCGCGGCCCGCGCCGCGGGCAAGCTCGTCCTGCCCCGGGCCGCCGCGCTCGCCTCGGTGATGTCGGGCCGCCGCGCGGTCGCCGTCGCCGGGACGCACGGCAAGACCACGACGACCTCGATGCTCACCGTCGCCCTGCAGCACTGCGGGGCCGACCCGTCGTTCGCGATCGGCGGCAGCCTGAACGAGTCCGGCGCGAACGCCCACGACGGCAGCGGCGACGTGTTCGTCGCCGAGGCCGACGAGTCCGACGGCTCGTTCCTGCTCTACCGGCCGGACGCGGCGATCGTCACCAACGTCGAGGCCGACCACCTCGACCACTACGGCACCGCCGAGGCCGTCGAGGACGCCTTCGTGAAGTTCAGCGGCCGCATTGCGCCCGACGGCTTCCTCGTCGTGTGCGCCGACGACCCCGGCTCCCGTGCGCTCGGGCTCGCCGCGGCCGCGAACGGCGTCGACGTGCGCACCTACGGTCTGGCCGAGGACGCCGACGTGCGCCTCGAGGGCCTGACCGTGACCTCCGGGGGCGGGTACGCGTTCGACTCCGTCGCCAAGGGCCGCCGCCTCGGGGCGATCGAGCTCCAGGTGCCGGGCGCGCACAACGCGCTGAACGCCGCGGCCGCGCTCTCGGTCGGCATCGGGCTGGGGTACTCGGCCGCCGACCTGCGCGAGGGCCTGAGCGGTTTCACCGGCACCCGCCGGCGCTTCGAGCTCAAGGGCACGCGGGCCGGCGTCCGCGTCTACGACGACTACGCCCACCACCCGACCGAGCTCGAGGCCGTCCTCAAGGCGGCGCGCGAGGTGGCGCTCGGTGGCCGGCTCGTCGTCGCCTTCCAGCCGCATCGTTACTCGCGCACCGCGGCGTTCACCAAGGAGTTCGGCACGGCGCTCGGCCTCGCGGACTCCGTGGTCGTGATGGACGTCTACGCGGCGGGGGAGGACCCGATCCCCGGCGTCAGTGGCGCGGCCGTCGCGGCCGCGGTGCCCCTGCCCGCCGGCGACGTCGTCTTCGAGGCGTCCTGGACGCAGGTCGCGGCCCGGCTCGCCGAGCGCGCCGGTGTCGGGGATCTCGTGCTCACGCTCGGGGCCGGTGACGTCACGATGATCGGGCCGGAGGTCCTGGAGTTGCTGGGGCCCGCGTGA
- the murG gene encoding undecaprenyldiphospho-muramoylpentapeptide beta-N-acetylglucosaminyltransferase has product MSVVVAGGGTAGHIEPAMNLADALRRRHPDITVTALGTPTGMENTLVPARGYELRHVPRVPLPRRPNLDLVRLPATLRGAVRAAGQVLDDVGADVVVGFGGYVSVPAYLAARRRKLPIVVHEANARPGVANRLGARLTPFVAVTARADDLRGARLIGIPLRRTISTLDRGATRAEARRHFGLEEDRPTLLVFGGSLGARRLNEAATGAAAALRAAGIQVLHSVGREHAESISVPAEPGQAPYVVVPYLERMDLAYAAADVALCRAGAMTCAELAAVGLPAVYVPLPIGNGEQRLNALPVVEAGGGIVVEDSTVSAAWIAENVVPLLGDPARVTAMGAAAAAHGRRDADEALVDLVLEAVASRPAGADHRSADDRSVGEK; this is encoded by the coding sequence GTGTCGGTCGTCGTCGCCGGTGGCGGCACGGCCGGGCACATCGAGCCGGCGATGAACCTGGCCGACGCGCTGCGCCGCCGGCACCCGGACATCACCGTCACCGCGCTCGGCACGCCGACCGGCATGGAGAACACCCTCGTGCCCGCCCGCGGGTACGAGCTGCGCCACGTCCCGCGGGTCCCGCTGCCGCGCCGGCCGAACCTCGACCTGGTCCGGCTCCCCGCCACCCTGCGCGGGGCGGTCCGGGCCGCGGGCCAGGTGCTCGACGACGTCGGCGCCGACGTCGTCGTGGGGTTCGGCGGCTACGTCTCCGTCCCGGCCTACCTCGCAGCGCGCAGGCGCAAGCTGCCGATCGTCGTGCACGAGGCGAACGCCCGGCCCGGCGTCGCCAACCGCCTGGGGGCGCGACTGACCCCGTTCGTCGCGGTCACCGCCCGCGCCGACGACCTGCGCGGCGCCCGCCTCATCGGGATCCCGCTGCGCCGCACGATCTCCACGCTCGACCGGGGGGCCACCCGCGCCGAGGCGCGCCGGCACTTCGGACTCGAGGAGGACCGGCCGACGCTGCTGGTCTTCGGCGGTTCGCTGGGGGCGCGGCGGCTGAACGAGGCGGCGACCGGCGCCGCCGCGGCCCTGCGCGCGGCCGGCATCCAGGTCCTGCACTCGGTCGGCCGCGAGCACGCCGAGTCGATCTCGGTCCCGGCCGAGCCCGGGCAGGCGCCGTACGTGGTCGTGCCCTACCTGGAGCGGATGGACCTCGCCTACGCCGCCGCCGACGTGGCCCTGTGCCGAGCCGGCGCGATGACGTGTGCGGAGCTCGCGGCGGTCGGCCTGCCCGCCGTCTACGTCCCGCTGCCGATCGGCAACGGTGAACAACGGCTGAACGCCCTGCCCGTCGTCGAGGCGGGCGGCGGCATCGTGGTGGAGGATTCCACCGTGAGCGCCGCCTGGATCGCCGAGAACGTCGTGCCGCTGCTCGGTGACCCGGCGCGCGTCACGGCCATGGGAGCGGCGGCCGCCGCGCACGGTCGCCGCGACGCCGACGAAGCCCTCGTCGACCTCGTCCTGGAGGCCGTCGCCTCCCGGCCGGCCGGCGCCGACCACCGCAGTGCCGATGACCGCAGCGTGGGGGAGAAGTGA
- the ftsW gene encoding putative lipid II flippase FtsW encodes MAVTVDSTGSSRGLSGVGVAARLRALDRPLTSYYLVLTSTLLLVALGLVMVLSASSVESYRTSGSVFSVVQKQAIWVSIGLPLMWVTSRMSVATFRRLAFPGMAISLLGLAAVLLPGVGHEVNGNRNWIHFGGPFQLQPSEAAKLALVLFGATVLARKQRLLDRWSHLMIPLVPMAAGVIFLVMLGGDLGTTVVLLAILLALLFFAGTPMRFFGFFGAFAGALVLLLIWTEPYRMRRVTSFLDPFASYHDSGWQGAQSIFALASGGLTGVGLGASREKWGYLPEAHTDFIYAIIGEELGLIGALAVLALFAALVVAGFRIAARSRDMFVTLAASAITAWIAVQALVNMGAVLGVLPITGIPLPLVSYGGSALLPVMAALGMLLSFARQEPGAQAALAARGPGPLRRAMAWLGFGRSPRT; translated from the coding sequence ATGGCCGTCACGGTCGATTCGACCGGTTCCTCCCGCGGCCTGTCCGGCGTCGGCGTGGCCGCCCGGCTGCGGGCGCTCGACCGTCCGCTGACCTCGTACTACCTCGTGCTCACCTCGACCCTGCTGCTGGTCGCGCTCGGCCTGGTGATGGTGCTCTCGGCCTCGAGCGTCGAGTCGTACCGGACGTCGGGCTCGGTGTTCTCGGTCGTGCAGAAGCAGGCGATCTGGGTGTCGATCGGCCTGCCGCTGATGTGGGTGACCTCCCGGATGTCGGTGGCCACCTTCCGCCGCCTCGCGTTCCCGGGGATGGCGATCTCGCTCCTCGGTCTGGCCGCCGTGCTGCTGCCCGGCGTCGGCCACGAGGTGAACGGCAACCGGAACTGGATCCACTTCGGCGGGCCGTTCCAGCTGCAGCCCTCCGAGGCGGCGAAGCTCGCCCTCGTCCTGTTCGGTGCCACCGTCCTGGCCCGCAAGCAGCGGCTGCTGGACCGGTGGAGCCACCTGATGATCCCGCTGGTGCCGATGGCGGCCGGGGTCATCTTCCTCGTCATGCTCGGCGGCGACCTCGGGACGACGGTCGTCCTGCTCGCGATCCTGCTCGCGCTGCTGTTCTTCGCCGGGACGCCGATGCGGTTCTTCGGGTTCTTCGGCGCCTTCGCCGGCGCGCTGGTGCTCCTGCTGATCTGGACCGAGCCGTACCGGATGCGCCGGGTCACCTCGTTTCTGGACCCGTTCGCGTCCTACCACGACAGCGGGTGGCAGGGCGCGCAGAGCATCTTCGCGCTCGCCTCGGGCGGGCTCACCGGCGTCGGACTCGGGGCGAGCCGTGAGAAGTGGGGCTACCTGCCGGAGGCCCACACCGACTTCATCTACGCGATCATCGGCGAGGAGCTCGGGCTGATCGGCGCCCTCGCCGTCCTGGCCCTGTTCGCCGCGCTCGTGGTCGCCGGTTTCCGGATCGCGGCGCGCAGCCGCGACATGTTCGTCACGCTCGCCGCGTCCGCGATCACGGCGTGGATCGCGGTGCAGGCGCTGGTGAACATGGGCGCGGTGCTGGGAGTCCTCCCGATCACCGGGATCCCGCTGCCGTTGGTGTCGTACGGTGGCTCCGCCCTGCTCCCCGTGATGGCGGCGCTGGGCATGCTGCTGTCGTTCGCGAGACAGGAACCCGGGGCTCAGGCCGCGCTCGCCGCGCGCGGTCCGGGCCCGCTGCGCCGGGCCATGGCGTGGCTGGGTTTCGGGCGCTCGCCCCGCACCTGA